From a region of the Paenibacillus sp. FSL R10-2734 genome:
- a CDS encoding HpcH/HpaI aldolase/citrate lyase family protein produces the protein MRYFDYLTKEQEIALFYNPPISFNHNTTSKDLLAHAVGAALYMPATRASVPEDILKLKSAGLVTVIIDLEDAIGDNEVDHAEESLIQHLIFLAAYAENEPGGSDSLPLLFIRVRNPEQLRQLIFRLGSLITMLTGFVFPKFSVDNGIQYFEAIADYNRTRSYSDPVLYGMPILESAPIIYRESRVESLLSIRNLLGNYREYVLNVRIGATDFSSLFGLRRSPDISIYDLTPIRDCISDIINIFGRVEEGYVISGPVWEYFANKGHRVLRPQLRQTPFEDTYGKSGRDMRNSYISSSMDGLIREVILDKENGILGKTIIHPSHLRPVQAMYTVMHEEYVDACSIVESNDGSLGVFKSQYSNKMNEIKPHLNWAKRILLRSQVYGVLHEQQHFVGLLPENEFTHV, from the coding sequence TTGAGATACTTCGATTACCTGACGAAAGAACAAGAAATAGCCTTATTTTATAATCCGCCGATTTCATTTAACCATAATACTACGAGCAAGGATTTGCTGGCACATGCTGTTGGTGCTGCCCTTTATATGCCGGCAACTCGTGCTAGTGTTCCTGAAGACATTTTGAAGCTTAAAAGTGCAGGGCTTGTAACCGTTATTATTGATCTGGAGGATGCGATTGGAGATAACGAGGTTGACCATGCAGAGGAGTCTCTCATTCAGCATCTTATTTTCCTCGCTGCATATGCGGAGAATGAACCAGGTGGGAGCGATAGTCTTCCGCTTCTATTTATCCGAGTTCGTAATCCAGAGCAGCTACGGCAACTGATTTTTCGATTAGGATCTTTAATTACGATGTTAACGGGTTTTGTTTTTCCTAAGTTTTCGGTTGACAACGGAATCCAATATTTTGAGGCGATAGCCGATTACAATAGAACGCGCAGCTACTCAGACCCTGTGCTGTATGGCATGCCGATACTAGAAAGTGCGCCTATTATTTACCGAGAGAGTAGAGTAGAGAGTCTTTTATCTATTCGTAATTTACTAGGCAACTATCGCGAGTATGTGTTAAACGTTAGAATTGGAGCAACAGACTTCTCTAGTTTGTTCGGACTGCGCCGTAGTCCTGATATTAGTATCTATGATCTGACCCCTATTCGGGACTGCATATCGGATATTATTAATATATTTGGTAGAGTGGAAGAGGGGTATGTAATTTCCGGGCCAGTCTGGGAGTATTTTGCCAATAAAGGACATCGGGTGCTCAGGCCACAGCTGCGGCAGACCCCGTTTGAGGATACCTATGGTAAAAGCGGCCGCGACATGCGTAATAGTTACATTTCTAGCAGCATGGATGGACTTATTCGTGAAGTGATTTTGGATAAGGAAAATGGGATTTTGGGCAAGACGATTATACATCCCTCTCACCTCAGACCTGTTCAGGCCATGTATACGGTTATGCATGAGGAATATGTTGACGCCTGCAGTATCGTAGAGAGTAACGATGGTAGCCTTGGCGTCTTCAAGAGTCAATATTCTAATAAGATGAATGAGATCAAGCCGCATTTGAACTGGGCAAAACGAATTTTACTACGATCACAAGTATACGGGGTGTTACATGAACAACAGCATTTTGTCGGATTATTACCCGAAAACGAATTTACACACGTATAA
- a CDS encoding phosphoribosyltransferase family protein, giving the protein MAARINKKRSFLFVSKVLGKHIPVNPYTSLLSGAALGLLLYQEMNGDSTDNDCMEDLLDKAVHGLIHPEFAKEAYQHLLAARLVLPRPVVFIGFAETATALGHSVYNMFADAASYIHTTREQILNLESIVSFEEEHSHAVDHLCYALNAELLSGTEPIILVDDEITTGNTAINTIRDIQSKFPREEYVVVSILDWRSGNNLQTYSELEQELGIRIKSLCLLQGSIEVKGTPLLNARNDKDLLLPSVESEVVTTYVEDGLERLQVTSIDSYGDTNPSPYVKHSGRFGLESLNNNDLDVGVTRIAAQLRELREEDSRTLVMGVGEFMYLPMRIAAEMGEGISYQSSTRSPIHPERRPDYGVHSAAAYPSAGDPEITNFIYNVDPDQYDDIFVLIERDVPHERMKPMLDILKKLARHKVHLIVLSPEGRSGGPQYEGNK; this is encoded by the coding sequence ATGGCGGCCCGAATTAATAAGAAGCGCTCCTTCCTGTTCGTCAGCAAGGTACTTGGCAAACATATCCCAGTCAATCCATACACTTCGCTATTAAGTGGGGCTGCATTAGGGCTGCTGTTATATCAGGAGATGAACGGTGATTCTACGGATAATGATTGTATGGAAGATTTATTGGATAAAGCAGTACACGGGCTGATTCACCCTGAGTTTGCCAAGGAGGCCTATCAGCATTTGTTAGCCGCACGGCTAGTTCTTCCTAGGCCTGTTGTCTTTATTGGCTTTGCTGAGACTGCAACTGCACTGGGACACAGTGTGTACAACATGTTTGCTGATGCAGCATCATATATTCATACTACGCGTGAACAAATTCTTAATTTGGAGTCGATTGTTAGCTTTGAAGAGGAGCATTCACATGCGGTTGACCATCTATGTTACGCCTTGAACGCTGAACTATTATCAGGGACTGAGCCGATTATACTGGTGGATGATGAGATTACAACCGGGAATACAGCAATCAATACGATCCGTGATATTCAGTCCAAATTCCCTCGGGAGGAATACGTAGTCGTTTCTATTTTGGATTGGAGGAGCGGTAACAATCTTCAGACCTACAGCGAATTAGAGCAGGAACTAGGGATTCGGATTAAGTCTTTGTGTTTGCTTCAGGGTAGTATTGAAGTAAAAGGGACTCCTTTGCTTAATGCTAGGAACGACAAAGATTTGTTATTGCCTTCAGTAGAATCCGAAGTGGTGACAACTTATGTAGAGGATGGTCTAGAACGTCTGCAGGTGACATCCATAGATTCATATGGTGATACGAACCCATCTCCTTATGTGAAACACAGCGGTCGTTTCGGACTGGAGTCACTGAATAATAATGATCTTGATGTAGGTGTAACCCGGATAGCGGCACAGCTTAGAGAACTACGAGAAGAAGATTCTAGGACTCTAGTGATGGGTGTAGGGGAATTTATGTATCTTCCTATGCGGATAGCGGCTGAAATGGGAGAAGGCATTTCATATCAGTCCTCTACTCGAAGTCCTATCCACCCTGAGCGTAGACCAGATTACGGGGTACATAGTGCTGCGGCATATCCTTCAGCTGGCGATCCGGAAATTACAAACTTTATTTATAATGTGGACCCCGATCAGTATGATGATATATTCGTGCTGATTGAGCGTGATGTACCGCATGAAAGAATGAAGCCTATGCTTGATATACTGAAGAAGCTGGCCCGCCATAAAGTGCATCTTATTGTACTGAGCCCTGAAGGAAGAAGTGGAGGCCCCCAGTATGAAGGGAACAAGTAA
- a CDS encoding tellurite resistance TerB family protein: MSTFKSWLNTTKNGLTEQVKKYKNKDFMNAVVAGCALVAAADGKIEEAEKNKMAGYMNMSNELKVFDMRDVITQFNFYVSNFEFSPEIGKQEALKAIGKFTGKPDVGRVIVGVCSAIGSADGDFDDNEKAVVRHICGVLGLNPGEFSL, from the coding sequence ATGAGCACATTTAAAAGCTGGTTGAACACAACCAAAAACGGACTAACAGAACAAGTAAAGAAATATAAAAATAAAGATTTCATGAATGCGGTAGTTGCGGGCTGCGCCTTGGTTGCTGCTGCCGACGGTAAGATAGAAGAAGCTGAAAAGAATAAAATGGCTGGCTATATGAATATGAGTAATGAGCTAAAGGTGTTTGACATGAGAGACGTCATTACCCAGTTCAACTTTTATGTAAGTAACTTTGAGTTCTCACCAGAAATCGGTAAGCAGGAGGCACTGAAAGCAATTGGTAAGTTTACGGGCAAACCGGATGTGGGACGCGTAATTGTGGGTGTATGCTCAGCTATTGGATCAGCTGATGGTGATTTTGATGACAATGAAAAAGCGGTTGTACGGCATATTTGCGGTGTATTGGGATTAAACCCTGGCGAGTTCAGTCTATAA
- a CDS encoding DUF475 domain-containing protein, with translation MDWFADFFRNISENYGHFFSWSDVVGTLSDPVSWGIIGSLVLLEGLLSADNALVLAVMVKHLPKEQQKKALFYGIIGAYLFRFLAIGLGTFLIKFMLVKVLGAAYLFYIAYGGLFKRGGDEHVENKGFSFWKTVLLVELMDIAFSIDSVIAAFGVSNEVWVLFMGGLIGVLMMRGVAQLFLKLIDKIPELERAAFALIAIIAGKMLAGAFGFEMPHVLFFSIIILVFGGTIIYSVLRKKKEAHRNA, from the coding sequence ATGGATTGGTTCGCTGATTTTTTCAGGAATATTAGTGAGAACTACGGTCATTTTTTCTCATGGAGCGATGTTGTAGGTACGCTCTCTGACCCGGTTAGCTGGGGCATTATAGGCAGCTTAGTGCTGCTGGAAGGGCTGCTCTCTGCAGATAATGCGCTCGTGCTCGCCGTCATGGTGAAGCATTTACCTAAAGAACAACAGAAAAAGGCGCTTTTCTACGGAATCATAGGAGCTTATTTATTCAGATTTTTGGCTATTGGTCTCGGGACTTTTCTCATCAAATTTATGTTGGTTAAGGTTCTCGGTGCAGCTTATCTCTTCTACATCGCTTATGGCGGATTATTTAAGCGTGGTGGGGATGAGCATGTCGAGAATAAGGGGTTCTCTTTTTGGAAAACGGTGCTCCTTGTTGAATTGATGGATATTGCCTTCAGTATTGATAGTGTCATTGCTGCTTTTGGAGTTAGTAACGAGGTCTGGGTGCTCTTTATGGGCGGTCTAATAGGTGTTCTGATGATGCGGGGAGTAGCGCAATTATTCTTGAAGCTTATTGATAAAATCCCAGAGCTGGAGCGTGCGGCTTTTGCGCTGATTGCCATTATTGCTGGTAAAATGCTCGCAGGTGCTTTTGGATTTGAAATGCCACATGTATTATTCTTTTCGATCATTATTCTTGTATTCGGCGGTACGATAATCTACAGCGTACTGCGTAAGAAAAAAGAAGCCCATAGAAATGCTTGA
- a CDS encoding agmatine deiminase family protein: MNPKELNYTMPPEWGKHERTFISWPVQESMCFPDNHESVCQGYAEIITAIAEFEPITVIVNPEDVERVEHLVGGPNVTLLPIEHSDAWLRDNGPTFVVNKDGALAGVNWKFNAWGGKYSPWDLDDEVAPQILEHSQVTRFDAPLVMEGGSIHTDGEGTLITTEECLLNTNRNPDLKREDIEEYVRNYTGTESIIWLKRGLSGDETDGHVDNIACFAAPGQVIIQVCEDPQDENFEITQENLRILENATDAKGRKLEIIKIQQPPRVDHDGSRLTLSYLNFYFVNGGIILPVFGGTAVETDKLAEEVLAGLFPDRKIRTVNGMAVITEGGNVHCTTQQMPAQQ; encoded by the coding sequence ATGAATCCTAAAGAATTGAACTATACAATGCCACCGGAATGGGGCAAGCATGAACGTACTTTTATCTCCTGGCCGGTGCAGGAATCCATGTGTTTCCCAGATAACCATGAGTCTGTGTGCCAAGGTTATGCGGAGATCATCACAGCTATTGCTGAGTTTGAACCGATCACGGTCATCGTTAACCCGGAGGACGTGGAAAGGGTCGAACATCTGGTCGGCGGACCGAATGTAACGCTACTGCCTATAGAGCATAGCGATGCTTGGCTGCGTGATAATGGGCCTACCTTTGTTGTTAATAAAGACGGTGCTCTGGCAGGCGTGAACTGGAAGTTCAATGCCTGGGGCGGTAAATATTCACCTTGGGATCTGGATGACGAAGTGGCTCCACAGATTCTCGAGCATTCGCAAGTCACACGTTTTGATGCGCCGCTTGTAATGGAGGGTGGCTCTATTCATACGGATGGAGAAGGCACCTTGATTACTACAGAAGAATGTCTGCTCAATACGAACCGCAACCCGGATTTGAAGCGCGAGGATATTGAAGAGTACGTGCGAAATTATACAGGTACAGAATCTATTATTTGGCTAAAGCGTGGTCTTAGTGGCGATGAAACCGATGGTCATGTAGATAATATCGCTTGCTTTGCTGCTCCAGGCCAAGTTATTATTCAGGTTTGCGAGGACCCGCAGGACGAGAATTTTGAGATCACACAGGAGAATCTTCGGATTCTGGAGAATGCCACAGATGCGAAAGGGCGCAAGCTGGAGATTATCAAGATTCAGCAGCCACCGCGGGTGGATCATGACGGCAGCCGTCTGACGCTTAGTTATTTGAACTTTTATTTCGTAAATGGTGGTATTATATTACCTGTGTTTGGCGGTACAGCGGTGGAAACAGATAAACTTGCCGAGGAAGTACTGGCTGGCTTGTTCCCGGACCGCAAGATTCGTACAGTTAACGGTATGGCGGTCATCACCGAAGGTGGTAATGTTCACTGCACCACGCAGCAAATGCCTGCTCAGCAATAA
- a CDS encoding TerD family protein — protein MTISLSKGQRIDLTKTNPGLTKVVVGLGWDTNKYSGGQDFDLDASAFLLHEDGKAKGTDDFVFYNNPTGGSGSVTYTGDNRTGEGDGDDEQVLVDFSKVPAHIQRIGITVTIYDYEARAQNFGQVSNAFVRVVDAATSREVLRFDLGEDFSTETAVVFCEFYRHGADWKFQAVGSGFGGGLSALCRNYGLDAQ, from the coding sequence GTGACGATCAGTCTTTCCAAAGGACAGCGGATTGATCTTACCAAGACTAATCCAGGTCTGACAAAGGTAGTAGTTGGATTGGGCTGGGACACTAACAAGTATAGTGGAGGTCAAGATTTTGACCTCGATGCTTCAGCGTTTCTGCTTCATGAAGACGGCAAAGCTAAAGGCACGGATGATTTTGTATTCTATAACAATCCAACGGGTGGTTCAGGTTCTGTAACCTACACAGGAGATAACCGTACAGGAGAAGGCGACGGAGATGACGAGCAAGTACTCGTTGATTTCAGCAAAGTTCCTGCCCATATTCAGCGTATTGGTATAACCGTTACGATTTATGATTACGAAGCCCGTGCACAGAACTTTGGACAAGTCTCCAATGCGTTCGTACGTGTTGTGGATGCTGCGACGAGTCGTGAAGTGCTCCGTTTCGACCTAGGTGAGGATTTCTCAACTGAGACGGCAGTTGTATTCTGTGAATTCTACCGTCATGGTGCGGATTGGAAATTCCAGGCAGTAGGTAGTGGTTTTGGCGGCGGCCTCAGCGCATTGTGTAGAAATTATGGGCTGGACGCGCAATAG
- a CDS encoding TerD family protein translates to MAGINLVKGQKIDLTKGNAGLSNVIVGLGWDPAEPARGFFGVKKQANVDCDASALMLNENGKLIKKGNLVCFHNKQSPCNSVIHSGDNLTGDGAGDDEQIMVNLNAIPSDVHKVLVVVNIYDATNRKQDFGLIKSAYIRVMNAVGNSELIRFNLSDNYNGYTALICGELYRQGGEWKFAAIGEGSHAAHINQLAERYV, encoded by the coding sequence TTGGCTGGAATTAATCTGGTAAAAGGTCAGAAGATTGACCTCACAAAAGGTAATGCAGGCTTATCTAACGTAATTGTAGGTTTAGGTTGGGATCCGGCTGAGCCGGCTCGAGGATTCTTCGGTGTGAAGAAACAGGCCAATGTGGACTGTGATGCTTCAGCACTGATGCTGAACGAGAATGGTAAGCTGATTAAGAAGGGTAACCTGGTGTGCTTCCATAATAAGCAAAGTCCTTGTAACTCTGTTATTCATTCCGGAGACAATCTTACGGGTGATGGAGCCGGAGACGATGAGCAAATCATGGTCAACCTGAATGCCATTCCTTCGGATGTGCACAAGGTTCTGGTGGTTGTGAATATTTATGATGCCACGAACCGTAAACAGGATTTCGGGCTGATCAAATCAGCTTATATCCGTGTGATGAATGCTGTAGGCAATAGTGAGCTGATCCGCTTCAATCTATCTGATAATTACAATGGCTATACAGCGCTTATTTGTGGGGAGCTTTACCGGCAAGGTGGAGAATGGAAGTTCGCCGCAATCGGTGAGGGTAGTCACGCGGCACATATCAATCAACTGGCAGAACGCTACGTATAA
- the aguB gene encoding N-carbamoylputrescine amidase — translation MRNVKVAATQMSCSSNIDENISKAETLVREAAAQGAQIILLQELFETPYFCQKEKADYYAYATELEHNKAINHFKAVAKELQVVLPISFYEKKNYARYNSLAVIDADGTILGKYRKSHIPDGPGYEEKFYFNPGDTGFKVWNTRYAKIGIGICWDQWYPEAARVMSLMGAEILFYPTAIGSEPQDGSIDSKDHWQTCMLGHAAANLIPVIASNRIGEEIDEDSSINFYGSSFIAGPQGNKIVEAGRDEQTVLVSEFDLDALEVGRIEWGIFRDRRPDLYKMIGSYDGDIII, via the coding sequence TTGAGAAATGTAAAAGTAGCTGCGACGCAAATGAGCTGTTCCAGCAATATTGATGAGAATATCAGCAAAGCCGAAACATTGGTTAGAGAAGCGGCGGCACAGGGAGCACAGATTATTTTGCTGCAGGAACTGTTCGAAACCCCGTATTTCTGCCAGAAAGAGAAAGCTGATTATTACGCGTATGCAACAGAGCTTGAGCATAACAAAGCGATTAATCATTTCAAAGCAGTAGCCAAGGAACTGCAAGTGGTACTGCCGATCAGTTTTTATGAGAAAAAGAACTACGCGCGTTATAACTCACTGGCTGTGATCGACGCCGATGGAACGATACTAGGTAAATACCGCAAGAGCCATATACCTGATGGCCCAGGCTATGAAGAGAAGTTCTACTTCAATCCGGGGGATACCGGCTTTAAGGTATGGAATACTCGCTATGCCAAGATTGGCATAGGGATCTGCTGGGATCAGTGGTATCCAGAGGCGGCTAGAGTGATGAGCCTGATGGGAGCAGAGATTCTCTTCTATCCAACAGCCATCGGATCAGAACCGCAGGATGGATCGATCGATTCCAAGGATCATTGGCAGACCTGTATGCTTGGACATGCAGCAGCTAACCTTATTCCAGTCATTGCCTCCAACCGTATCGGTGAGGAGATCGATGAAGATTCCAGCATTAATTTCTACGGCTCTTCGTTCATTGCAGGCCCGCAGGGTAACAAAATTGTTGAGGCTGGACGCGACGAACAAACCGTGCTGGTAAGCGAATTTGATCTGGATGCTTTGGAAGTCGGACGGATCGAGTGGGGCATCTTCCGTGATCGTCGACCGGATCTGTACAAAATGATTGGATCTTATGATGGGGATATTATAATTTAA
- a CDS encoding TerD family protein has translation MAINLSKGQKIDLTKTNPGLSKITVGLGWDTNKYDGGKDFDLDVSVFLTNANSKVEKETNFIYFNNRQNENASVVHTGDNRTGDGDGDDEQIQVDLLSIPADVEKVAFTITIYEAEARSQNFGQVSRSYVRIVNDLNNEELIRFDLGEDFSIETGVVVGELYRHGAEWKFNAIGSGYKDGLSGLTRDYGLQ, from the coding sequence ATGGCAATTAATCTATCTAAAGGTCAAAAGATCGATTTAACAAAAACAAATCCAGGTCTGTCCAAAATTACAGTGGGTCTTGGTTGGGACACTAATAAATATGACGGCGGTAAAGATTTCGATTTGGACGTTTCCGTATTTTTGACTAATGCGAACAGCAAAGTTGAAAAAGAAACGAACTTCATTTACTTCAATAATAGACAGAACGAGAACGCTTCTGTTGTTCATACAGGTGATAACCGTACTGGTGACGGCGATGGTGATGATGAGCAGATTCAAGTAGATCTTCTGAGTATCCCAGCAGATGTAGAAAAGGTAGCTTTTACTATTACAATTTATGAAGCTGAAGCAAGAAGCCAAAACTTCGGACAAGTTTCTCGTTCTTATGTACGTATCGTAAATGATTTGAACAATGAAGAACTAATCCGTTTCGATTTGGGTGAAGACTTCTCTATTGAAACGGGCGTTGTTGTCGGCGAACTATACCGTCATGGTGCAGAGTGGAAGTTCAACGCAATCGGTAGCGGCTACAAAGACGGCTTAAGCGGTTTGACTCGCGATTACGGCCTACAATAA
- a CDS encoding TerD family protein, whose amino-acid sequence MGIKVVKGQKVDLTKGNPGLDSLIIELGWQSPSSLEIDTSAFLLGAQGKVSKDEDLIFYNNPSTPYIRYKEVPTSNNLKRFEVELNKVPSDVMKLAFTLTIYDGEKRAQSFRQVNQAYFRILNQVTGAELLRCDLENHFSVETAVVVGELYRYNGEWKFSAIAAGFAGGLKELCRNFGIEANDEPAPTPAAPQPELKRQPAPPIAEPKVQIPPPPVTPPPINLNLKKIELKKKGDSINLKKSAGGLGELLINLNWNQKQGGGLFSRKNGVDLDLACLYELKNGSKGVVQALGNAFGSLNQPPYVMLDGDDRTGSVTTGENLRINGSKIAEIERILIFSFIYKGVTNWSEADGVITITQSDGPDIIVNMDEHNNRKGMCAIALFRNVNNETFSVERLVQYYSGHREIDEAHGWGLRWVAGSK is encoded by the coding sequence ATGGGAATTAAAGTTGTCAAAGGACAAAAGGTGGATCTAACTAAAGGGAATCCGGGACTTGATTCTCTTATCATAGAGCTTGGATGGCAATCGCCATCTTCACTAGAGATCGATACTTCAGCGTTTCTGCTTGGAGCGCAAGGTAAAGTAAGCAAAGATGAGGATTTGATATTTTATAATAATCCGTCTACACCTTATATCAGATATAAGGAAGTGCCTACATCAAACAATCTCAAGCGATTTGAAGTGGAACTAAACAAAGTTCCTTCTGATGTAATGAAACTCGCATTTACACTTACCATTTATGATGGTGAGAAGCGAGCTCAAAGTTTTAGGCAGGTAAATCAGGCCTATTTTCGGATTCTGAATCAAGTGACAGGTGCGGAGCTCCTCCGATGTGATCTTGAAAATCATTTCTCCGTAGAAACGGCTGTTGTGGTAGGAGAATTATATAGATATAACGGCGAATGGAAATTTAGCGCCATTGCCGCGGGATTTGCTGGTGGTCTAAAGGAACTGTGTCGGAACTTTGGTATAGAAGCGAACGATGAGCCGGCACCGACGCCTGCTGCTCCACAGCCAGAGCTTAAACGTCAACCAGCACCACCGATAGCGGAGCCTAAGGTTCAGATTCCACCACCACCTGTAACACCTCCGCCGATCAATCTCAACCTGAAGAAGATCGAACTCAAGAAAAAAGGTGATTCGATCAACCTGAAGAAATCAGCTGGTGGTTTAGGCGAATTGCTAATTAACCTCAACTGGAATCAGAAACAAGGTGGAGGGCTTTTTAGTCGTAAAAACGGTGTGGATTTAGATCTTGCTTGTTTATATGAGCTGAAGAATGGTAGTAAGGGAGTAGTTCAAGCGCTAGGTAATGCTTTTGGCTCGTTAAACCAGCCTCCTTATGTCATGCTTGATGGAGATGATCGGACAGGCTCTGTAACAACTGGTGAGAATCTACGGATTAATGGTAGCAAAATTGCCGAAATAGAACGGATTCTAATTTTTTCTTTTATTTATAAAGGAGTTACCAATTGGTCGGAAGCTGACGGAGTTATCACGATTACCCAGAGTGATGGACCCGATATTATTGTTAATATGGACGAGCATAACAACCGTAAAGGCATGTGTGCAATCGCGTTATTCCGGAATGTGAATAACGAGACCTTCAGTGTTGAACGGCTGGTCCAATATTACAGTGGTCATCGCGAGATTGATGAGGCTCATGGATGGGGACTGCGCTGGGTTGCTGGCAGTAAATAA
- the yfcE gene encoding phosphodiesterase: MKLMFISDIHGSLFWLERALEKVEEEQPDSLVIVGDFLYHGPRNPLPKGYDPQGVANKLNEYNTKKPITAVRGNCDAEVDQMLLQFPMMGDYVMLLHEGRRIYVTHGHGFSIENLPALSEKDIFIQGHTHIPVADVKEGVYVLNPGSISLPKENNPNSYGVLEGGEFIVKDFEGNVVKRIAL, encoded by the coding sequence ATGAAGCTAATGTTTATTTCCGATATTCACGGATCTTTATTCTGGCTAGAACGGGCTTTGGAAAAAGTTGAGGAAGAACAGCCCGATAGTCTTGTTATCGTAGGAGACTTTTTATATCACGGCCCCAGAAACCCACTGCCGAAGGGTTATGACCCACAGGGAGTTGCTAATAAACTGAATGAATATAACACAAAGAAGCCCATAACGGCAGTACGCGGGAACTGCGATGCTGAGGTGGACCAGATGCTGCTGCAATTCCCGATGATGGGTGATTATGTCATGCTCCTGCATGAAGGCAGACGGATCTATGTTACACACGGGCATGGCTTTAGCATTGAGAATTTACCGGCACTATCCGAGAAGGATATCTTTATTCAAGGGCATACCCATATTCCGGTTGCGGATGTAAAAGAGGGAGTATATGTGCTGAATCCCGGCTCCATATCGCTGCCTAAAGAGAATAATCCGAATTCCTATGGTGTCCTCGAGGGTGGAGAATTCATCGTTAAGGATTTTGAGGGCAATGTGGTAAAAAGGATTGCACTATAA
- a CDS encoding glutamate synthase subunit beta, translating into MGKATGFLEFERQTPSECEALERIKNWNEFSIPMDEEKLREQGARCMDCGTPFCHVGRLLSGMASGCPLHNLIPEWNDMVYRGNWEIALKRLHKTNNFPEFTGRVCPAPCEGSCTVGMNGKPVTIKSIEKAIVDRGFEEGWIVPEPPHTRTGKRVAVVGSGPAGLACAAQLNKAGHTVTVYERADRIGGLLMYGIPNMKLDKKTVQRRVDLLSAEGVTFVTRTEIGRDISAAQLKSEHDAVVLCGGSTQARDLPIEGRELRGIHQAMEFLTLNTKSLLDSELADGEYLSAADKDVVVIGGGDTGTDCVATSIRHGCRSVTQLEIMPQAPLTRQSSNPWPEWPKVLKVDYGQEEAASLYKEDPRRYLVSTKRFVGDDSGHVQELHTVRIEWTRNEQGRMVPVEVPGSEEVLKAQLVLLALGFTGPEETVLGELGVERDERGNAKAEFGAQATNVEGVFTAGDMRRGQSLVVWAIDEGRQTAREVDRFLMGSSNLP; encoded by the coding sequence ATGGGGAAAGCAACCGGATTTTTGGAATTTGAAAGGCAGACACCTTCGGAGTGTGAGGCGCTGGAGCGGATTAAGAATTGGAATGAATTCTCGATTCCTATGGATGAAGAGAAGCTGCGCGAGCAAGGGGCACGTTGTATGGACTGTGGTACGCCATTTTGTCATGTAGGACGTCTGTTGTCTGGTATGGCATCCGGCTGCCCTCTGCACAACTTGATTCCAGAATGGAATGATATGGTCTATCGCGGAAACTGGGAGATTGCGCTGAAACGCCTGCATAAGACCAATAACTTCCCTGAATTTACTGGACGTGTATGTCCAGCGCCTTGTGAAGGCTCTTGTACGGTAGGGATGAATGGCAAGCCTGTTACGATTAAATCGATTGAAAAGGCGATTGTAGATAGAGGTTTTGAAGAAGGTTGGATTGTGCCAGAACCGCCGCATACCCGCACAGGCAAAAGGGTAGCTGTAGTGGGTTCAGGTCCAGCAGGTCTAGCCTGTGCAGCTCAGCTTAACAAGGCGGGGCATACGGTGACCGTGTATGAACGGGCAGACCGGATTGGTGGTTTGTTGATGTATGGTATTCCGAACATGAAGCTGGATAAGAAGACTGTTCAGCGCCGCGTAGACCTGCTTTCGGCAGAAGGTGTTACATTCGTGACTCGTACTGAGATTGGGCGAGATATCTCGGCAGCACAGCTCAAGTCGGAGCATGATGCTGTGGTCTTGTGTGGCGGGTCCACGCAAGCACGTGATCTTCCTATAGAGGGTCGTGAGCTGCGGGGCATTCATCAGGCTATGGAGTTTCTAACATTGAATACCAAGAGCTTGCTGGATTCAGAGCTTGCTGATGGCGAATACTTGTCCGCAGCAGATAAGGATGTAGTTGTAATTGGCGGCGGGGATACAGGTACAGACTGTGTAGCAACGTCAATCCGCCACGGCTGTCGTAGTGTGACCCAGCTTGAGATTATGCCACAGGCCCCGCTGACACGTCAGTCTAGCAATCCTTGGCCAGAATGGCCAAAGGTTCTTAAGGTGGACTATGGTCAAGAAGAAGCGGCTTCGCTGTATAAAGAAGATCCACGTCGTTATCTAGTTTCGACGAAACGATTTGTCGGCGACGACAGTGGACATGTGCAGGAGCTGCATACCGTGCGAATTGAGTGGACTCGTAATGAACAGGGACGGATGGTTCCGGTGGAAGTACCAGGCAGTGAGGAAGTCCTAAAGGCGCAGTTGGTACTACTTGCATTGGGATTCACAGGTCCTGAAGAGACTGTACTAGGCGAGCTTGGAGTGGAACGTGATGAGCGTGGAAATGCCAAGGCGGAGTTCGGAGCACAAGCAACGAATGTAGAAGGTGTATTCACCGCAGGCGATATGCGCCGCGGGCAAAGTCTTGTAGTCTGGGCCATTGATGAGGGTCGTCAAACAGCCCGCGAAGTGGACCGATTCTTGATGGGATCATCGAATTTACCTTAA